From Pulveribacter suum, a single genomic window includes:
- a CDS encoding 3-hydroxyacyl-CoA dehydrogenase yields MQTPQPTPFTRVAIVGTGAMGRGIAQIAAQAGSTVQLLDARPGAAQAAREAVLQQWQRLQDKGRVQPHEVQAWSERLVPAGTLQELTGCELVVEAIAEDLQAKRDLLAQLEAVVAPTAVLASNTSSLSITALAAGLQHPARMAGFHFFNPVPLMKVVEVVAGLRTATATCQQLMQYARALGHTPVAARDTPGFIVNHAGRGFGTEALRIAGEGVADFATIDRILRDQVGFKLGPFELLDLTGLDVSHPVMESIYHQFYDEPRFRPSPITAQRLAGGLLGRKSGEGFYRYTDGQAELPPEASVPQVGELPPVWVSPRAARRAELYQLLKDLGAQIETGAAPSSAALILIAPLGFDVTTVAVVERLDPSRTVGIDLLVDDAATRRRVLATNPATRADMRDAAHALFARDGKAVSVIRDSGGFVTQRVLAAIINIAADICQQGICSPADLDRAVTLGLGYPVGPLALGDRFGPASVLEVLFNLQTVYGDPRWRPSPWLRRRGALGLSLLHEEA; encoded by the coding sequence ATGCAAACACCCCAACCCACTCCCTTCACCCGCGTCGCCATCGTCGGCACCGGCGCCATGGGCCGCGGCATCGCGCAGATCGCGGCGCAGGCGGGCAGCACCGTGCAGCTGCTGGACGCCCGCCCCGGCGCCGCCCAGGCCGCGCGCGAGGCCGTGTTGCAGCAGTGGCAGCGCCTGCAGGACAAGGGCCGCGTGCAGCCGCACGAGGTGCAGGCCTGGAGCGAGCGCCTGGTGCCGGCGGGCACCTTGCAGGAGCTGACCGGCTGCGAGCTGGTGGTCGAGGCCATCGCCGAAGACCTGCAGGCCAAGCGCGACCTGCTGGCGCAGCTGGAAGCCGTCGTAGCGCCCACGGCCGTCCTGGCCAGCAACACCTCGTCGCTGTCCATCACCGCGCTGGCAGCCGGCCTGCAGCATCCCGCGCGCATGGCAGGCTTTCACTTCTTCAACCCGGTGCCTTTGATGAAGGTGGTGGAGGTGGTGGCCGGCCTGCGCACCGCCACCGCCACCTGCCAGCAGCTGATGCAGTACGCCCGCGCCCTGGGCCACACGCCCGTGGCGGCCCGCGACACGCCCGGCTTCATCGTCAACCACGCCGGCCGGGGCTTTGGCACCGAGGCGCTGCGCATCGCCGGCGAGGGCGTGGCCGACTTCGCCACCATCGACCGCATCCTGCGCGACCAGGTGGGCTTCAAGCTGGGACCGTTCGAGCTGCTGGACCTGACCGGCCTGGACGTCTCGCACCCGGTAATGGAATCGATCTACCACCAGTTCTATGACGAGCCGCGCTTTCGCCCCAGCCCCATCACCGCCCAGCGCCTGGCCGGCGGCCTGCTGGGGCGCAAGAGCGGCGAGGGCTTTTACCGCTACACGGACGGCCAGGCCGAGCTGCCGCCCGAGGCGTCCGTGCCCCAGGTGGGCGAGCTGCCGCCGGTGTGGGTGTCGCCGCGCGCGGCGCGCCGCGCCGAGCTGTACCAGCTGCTCAAAGACCTGGGCGCGCAGATCGAGACCGGCGCCGCACCCTCGTCCGCCGCGCTGATCCTGATCGCGCCGCTGGGCTTTGACGTGACCACGGTGGCCGTGGTCGAGCGGCTGGACCCGTCGCGCACCGTGGGCATCGACCTGCTGGTGGACGACGCCGCCACGCGCCGCCGCGTGCTGGCCACCAACCCGGCCACGCGCGCCGACATGCGCGACGCGGCGCACGCGCTGTTCGCCCGCGACGGCAAGGCGGTGAGCGTGATCCGCGACTCAGGCGGCTTCGTCACGCAGCGGGTGCTGGCGGCAATCATCAACATCGCGGCCGACATCTGCCAGCAGGGCATCTGTTCGCCCGCCGACCTGGACCGCGCCGTCACCCTGGGCCTGGGCTACCCCGTGGGCCCGCTGGCGCTGGGCGACCGCTTTGGCCCGGCCAGCGTGCTGGAGGTGCTGTTCAACCTGCAGACCGTCTATGGCGACCCGCGCTGGCGCCCCAGCCCCTGGCTGCGCCGCCGCGGCGCCCTGGGCCTGAGCCTGCTGCACGAGGAAGCCTGA
- a CDS encoding catalase family protein — protein sequence MTALPYDDTVEQIQEDEARLTQEIVARMAAAQARNAERHRHAHRDAHAKSHAIVKGTLAVHANLPPELAQGIFSQPREYEVVARLSSAPGDIHSDEAPAPRGFAIKVMGVQGERLLPGLGGHNQDFLMVNFPVLAFGTVQDYPRFLTLLEANADAPQALQRAVAAAARGIENVVERLGGTPGATVQGLAQKNTNMLGETFHTQAAIRFGNYVAKLSLAPWGELQGLNEQPIGEGFSAMRDALTSHFAKQGATYELRAQLQTDRAAMPVEDASVLWDEKASPHRAIATLRFDIQNPYSPERQVYGDDHLAFNPWNGVAAHRPLGSIMRVRRPAYESSTAQRHRLNALPRREPGSLADIPD from the coding sequence ATGACCGCACTGCCCTACGACGACACCGTCGAACAGATCCAGGAGGACGAAGCCCGCCTGACCCAGGAAATCGTCGCCCGCATGGCCGCGGCGCAGGCGCGCAACGCCGAGCGCCACCGCCATGCGCACCGCGACGCGCATGCCAAGAGCCACGCCATCGTCAAAGGCACATTGGCCGTGCATGCCAACCTGCCGCCCGAGCTGGCGCAAGGCATCTTCAGCCAGCCGCGCGAATATGAAGTCGTGGCGCGCCTGTCATCGGCCCCGGGCGACATCCACAGCGACGAAGCCCCCGCGCCACGCGGCTTCGCCATCAAGGTCATGGGCGTGCAGGGCGAGCGCCTGCTGCCCGGCCTGGGCGGGCACAACCAGGACTTCCTGATGGTGAACTTTCCTGTGCTGGCTTTCGGCACGGTGCAGGACTACCCGCGCTTTCTGACGCTGCTGGAGGCCAATGCCGACGCGCCCCAGGCGCTGCAGCGCGCCGTGGCCGCGGCCGCGCGCGGCATCGAGAACGTGGTCGAGCGCCTGGGCGGCACGCCCGGCGCCACGGTGCAGGGCCTGGCGCAAAAGAACACCAACATGCTGGGCGAGACCTTCCACACCCAGGCGGCCATCCGCTTTGGCAATTACGTGGCCAAGCTGTCGCTGGCGCCCTGGGGCGAGCTGCAGGGGCTGAACGAGCAGCCCATCGGCGAGGGCTTTTCCGCCATGCGCGACGCGCTCACGTCGCACTTCGCCAAGCAGGGCGCCACATACGAGCTGCGCGCGCAGCTGCAGACCGACCGCGCCGCCATGCCGGTGGAGGATGCCTCCGTTCTGTGGGACGAGAAGGCCTCGCCCCACCGCGCCATCGCCACGCTGCGCTTCGACATCCAGAACCCGTATTCGCCCGAGCGCCAGGTGTACGGCGACGACCACCTGGCCTTCAACCCCTGGAACGGCGTAGCAGCGCACCGTCCGCTGGGTTCGATCATGCGCGTGCGCCGGCCGGCCTACGAGTCCTCGACCGCGCAGCGCCACCGCCTGAACGCCCTGCCCCGGCGCGAGCCCGGGTCGCTGGCTGACATCCCGGATTGA
- a CDS encoding Dyp-type peroxidase encodes MALLQHLKDRFRRERVTLQLGDIQALILRSRPEPYVGIHAMLHVDEAEGGRDLIARLAKHIPSADDWTGDLHAWTGVAISHAGLQALGLPDSALASFPLPFREGMAARAEQLRDFGENAPETWEDAYQGKRLHIALTIYAEDKAALDEAVDKAMGELRASRGVTLVGTHEFGADEDAKNPFGFRDGISQPVVQGAGVEPPPGGGRALAPGEFILGENSESGQPVAMPEPPELGRNGSFVVLRKYDSRPGAFNDFVRQHADGEQEQEKLAAQLVGRWRSGAPLNLSPERDDEALGADPQRNNDFDFKGDERGLVCPHAAHMRRLNPRGTSLTILTDENLHRIIRRPSTFGPKWTPELTASDDGREPRGIYFIFISARAYDTIEFLQQEWINRGNFLDLGKERDPVVGLHEEPGTFTIPEQPVRRRIDGVSTFNRLRGGEYLFMPSLTALRWIGEAGWKD; translated from the coding sequence ATGGCGCTGCTGCAACATCTCAAGGACCGCTTTCGACGCGAGAGGGTCACGCTGCAGCTGGGCGACATCCAGGCGCTGATCCTGCGCTCGCGCCCCGAGCCCTACGTGGGCATCCACGCCATGCTGCATGTCGATGAGGCCGAAGGCGGACGCGACCTGATCGCGCGCCTGGCCAAGCACATCCCATCGGCCGACGACTGGACGGGCGACCTGCACGCCTGGACCGGCGTGGCCATCAGCCACGCGGGCCTCCAGGCCCTGGGCCTGCCGGACAGCGCGCTTGCGTCCTTTCCCCTGCCCTTCCGCGAGGGCATGGCCGCGCGCGCCGAGCAGCTGCGCGACTTCGGCGAGAACGCGCCCGAGACCTGGGAAGACGCCTACCAGGGCAAGCGCCTGCACATCGCCCTGACCATCTACGCCGAAGACAAGGCCGCCCTGGACGAGGCGGTGGACAAGGCCATGGGCGAGCTGCGCGCCTCGCGCGGCGTCACGCTGGTGGGCACGCACGAGTTCGGCGCGGACGAGGACGCCAAGAACCCCTTCGGTTTTCGCGACGGCATCTCGCAGCCGGTGGTGCAGGGCGCCGGCGTCGAGCCCCCGCCCGGCGGCGGGCGCGCGCTGGCGCCAGGCGAATTCATCCTGGGCGAGAACAGCGAGAGCGGCCAGCCGGTGGCCATGCCCGAGCCGCCCGAACTGGGCCGCAACGGCTCCTTCGTGGTGCTGCGCAAGTACGACAGCCGCCCCGGCGCATTCAACGACTTCGTGCGCCAGCACGCGGACGGCGAGCAGGAGCAGGAAAAGCTGGCCGCCCAACTGGTGGGCCGCTGGCGCTCGGGCGCGCCGCTCAACCTCTCGCCGGAGCGCGACGACGAGGCACTGGGCGCCGACCCTCAGCGCAACAACGACTTCGACTTCAAGGGCGACGAGCGCGGCCTGGTCTGCCCACACGCCGCGCACATGCGCCGGCTGAACCCGCGCGGCACCAGCCTGACGATTCTGACCGACGAGAACCTCCACCGCATCATCCGCCGGCCCTCGACCTTCGGGCCGAAGTGGACGCCCGAGCTGACAGCGAGCGACGACGGCCGCGAGCCGCGCGGCATCTATTTCATCTTCATCAGCGCGCGGGCCTACGACACCATCGAGTTCCTGCAGCAGGAGTGGATCAACCGCGGCAACTTCCTGGACCTGGGCAAGGAGCGCGACCCCGTGGTGGGCCTGCACGAGGAGCCGGGCACGTTCACCATCCCCGAGCAGCCGGTGCGCCGGCGCATCGACGGCGTGAGCACCTTCAACCGCCTGCGCGGCGGCGAATACCTGTTCATGCCGTCGCTCACCGCGCTGCGCTGGATCGGCGAGGCGGGCTGGAAGGATTGA
- the pmbA gene encoding metalloprotease PmbA has product MNTPRTGAPRAAAPRQSTSSDAPQSGFSYSRSFFEGLVDHALAHAKQLGATDAGADASEGCGLSVNVRKGELETVERNRDKSLGVTVYVGRRRGNASTSDFSEAAVERTVQAAYDIARFTAEDPVAGLPDAGDIAPQESHRDLQLFHPWAVDSEEAARLALECEAAAFATHKRITNSEGAGVSAQQSHFFSAHTRGFRGGYASSRHSVSVAPIASLPGRNGEMQRDSWYSSMRDARELASPQSVGRYAAERALSRLGSRKISTRECPVLFESPLAAGLLGGFVQAVSGGALYRRSTFLLDSLGKQVFPKHINIDEDPFIMGGKGSSPFDDEGVRVAPRKVVQQGRVQGYFLSTYSARKLGMKTTGNAGGSHNLTLTSRHTRPGDDLPAMLQKLGTGLFVIELMGQGVNYVTGDYSRGASGFWVENGQIAYPVDEITIAGNLRDMLRGIEAVGADAYTYGAKTVGSVLINRMKVAGS; this is encoded by the coding sequence ATGAACACTCCCCGCACAGGCGCCCCGCGCGCTGCCGCCCCCCGCCAGTCCACCTCCAGCGACGCGCCGCAAAGCGGCTTCAGCTACTCCCGCTCGTTCTTCGAGGGCCTGGTGGACCATGCCCTGGCACATGCCAAGCAACTGGGCGCCACCGACGCCGGCGCCGACGCCTCCGAGGGCTGCGGCCTGTCGGTGAACGTGCGCAAGGGCGAGCTGGAGACGGTGGAACGCAACCGCGACAAGTCGCTGGGCGTGACGGTCTATGTGGGCCGCCGCCGGGGCAACGCCAGCACCTCGGATTTCTCCGAAGCCGCCGTGGAGCGCACGGTGCAGGCCGCCTACGACATTGCCCGCTTCACCGCCGAAGACCCGGTGGCCGGGCTGCCCGATGCGGGCGATATCGCCCCGCAGGAGTCGCACCGCGACCTGCAGCTGTTTCACCCTTGGGCCGTGGACAGCGAGGAGGCCGCGCGCCTGGCGCTGGAGTGCGAGGCCGCGGCGTTTGCCACGCACAAGCGCATCACCAACAGCGAGGGCGCGGGCGTCTCGGCGCAGCAGTCGCATTTCTTCAGCGCCCACACGCGCGGCTTTCGCGGCGGCTACGCCAGCTCGCGCCACAGCGTCTCGGTGGCGCCGATTGCCAGCCTGCCCGGACGCAATGGCGAGATGCAGCGCGACTCCTGGTACAGCTCCATGCGCGACGCGCGCGAGCTGGCGTCGCCCCAGTCGGTGGGCCGCTACGCCGCCGAGCGCGCCCTGTCGCGCCTGGGCAGCCGCAAGATCAGCACGCGCGAATGCCCGGTGCTGTTCGAGTCGCCCCTGGCCGCCGGCCTGCTGGGCGGCTTCGTGCAGGCCGTGAGCGGCGGCGCGCTGTACCGGCGCAGCACCTTCTTGCTGGATTCGCTGGGCAAGCAGGTCTTCCCCAAGCACATCAACATCGACGAAGACCCTTTCATTATGGGCGGCAAGGGCAGCTCGCCGTTCGACGACGAGGGCGTGCGCGTGGCGCCGCGCAAGGTGGTGCAGCAGGGCAGGGTGCAGGGCTACTTCCTGTCCACCTACTCGGCGCGCAAGCTGGGCATGAAGACCACGGGCAACGCCGGCGGCTCGCACAATTTGACGCTCACCTCGCGCCACACCCGCCCGGGCGACGACCTGCCCGCCATGCTGCAAAAGCTGGGCACGGGCCTGTTCGTCATCGAGCTGATGGGCCAGGGCGTGAACTACGTGACGGGCGACTACTCGCGTGGCGCCAGCGGCTTCTGGGTGGAAAACGGCCAGATCGCCTACCCGGTCGATGAAATCACCATTGCCGGCAACCTGCGGGACATGCTGCGCGGCATCGAGGCCGTGGGCGCCGACGCCTACACCTACGGCGCCAAGACGGTGGGCTCGGTGCTCATCAACCGGATGAAGGTGGCGGGCAGCTGA
- the yjgA gene encoding ribosome biogenesis factor YjgA — translation MSRKLKKGYFVKGHFVAEGSELDLQLKAELKGTPGSTKTDLKRESDALQTLGGELLTLRADLMARLELPEKLVDALQEANRITNFEGKRRQMQFVGKLMRKLGEDTIAAIHAALDEQHSGSAAERLLLHQAEHWRDQLIASDEALAQWLELFPRTDTQQIRALIRQARKDAPPADAAAVSQGLAPRKSRSYRELFQLVRAQMTDAGDHAAEEERSADA, via the coding sequence ATGTCACGCAAACTCAAAAAAGGCTATTTCGTGAAGGGCCATTTCGTTGCCGAAGGCAGCGAGCTGGACCTGCAGCTGAAGGCCGAGCTCAAAGGCACGCCCGGCAGCACCAAGACCGACCTGAAGCGCGAAAGCGACGCTCTGCAGACCCTGGGCGGCGAGCTGCTCACCCTGCGCGCCGACCTGATGGCCCGCCTGGAGCTGCCCGAAAAGCTGGTGGACGCGCTGCAGGAAGCCAACCGCATCACCAACTTCGAGGGCAAGCGCCGCCAGATGCAGTTCGTCGGCAAGCTGATGCGCAAGCTGGGTGAAGACACCATCGCCGCCATCCACGCCGCGCTGGACGAGCAGCACAGCGGCAGCGCCGCCGAGCGCCTGCTGCTGCACCAGGCCGAGCACTGGCGCGACCAGCTCATCGCCAGCGACGAGGCCCTGGCGCAGTGGCTGGAGCTGTTCCCCCGCACCGACACGCAGCAGATCCGCGCCCTGATCCGCCAAGCCCGCAAGGACGCCCCGCCAGCCGACGCCGCTGCCGTGTCGCAAGGCCTGGCGCCGCGCAAGAGCCGCTCCTACCGCGAGCTGTTCCAGCTGGTGCGCGCGCAGATGACCGATGCCGGCGACCACGCGGCGGAGGAAGAGCGCTCTGCCGACGCGTAG
- the mog gene encoding molybdopterin adenylyltransferase yields the protein MTTITTSPSSTLPPPEPVKIGIVSVSDRASSGAYEDKGLPALQGWLTRALHNLVHFEPRLVPDEPEQIAQALIELVDQAGCSLVLTTGGTGPAPRDVTPEATLAVADREMPGFGEQMRQISLRFVPTAILSRQTAVIRGTSLIINLPGQPKSIAETLEGLRGEDGAQLVPGIFAAVPYCIDLLGGPYLETREAVCKAFRPKAAVRHVRTGD from the coding sequence ATGACGACTATCACCACTTCTCCTTCCTCCACCCTGCCGCCGCCCGAGCCGGTGAAGATCGGCATCGTCTCCGTCAGCGACCGCGCCAGCAGCGGCGCCTATGAGGACAAGGGCCTGCCGGCGCTGCAGGGCTGGCTGACGCGGGCGCTGCACAACCTGGTTCACTTCGAGCCGCGGCTGGTCCCGGACGAGCCCGAGCAGATCGCCCAGGCCCTGATCGAACTGGTGGACCAGGCCGGCTGCAGCCTGGTGCTGACCACCGGCGGCACCGGCCCGGCGCCGCGCGACGTGACCCCGGAGGCCACCCTGGCCGTGGCCGACCGCGAGATGCCCGGCTTTGGCGAGCAGATGCGCCAGATCTCGCTGCGCTTCGTGCCCACCGCCATCCTGTCGCGCCAGACGGCGGTGATCCGGGGCACAAGCCTGATCATCAACCTGCCGGGGCAGCCCAAGTCCATCGCCGAGACGCTGGAGGGCCTGAGGGGCGAGGACGGCGCGCAGCTGGTGCCTGGCATCTTTGCCGCCGTGCCCTATTGCATCGACCTGCTGGGCGGGCCGTACCTGGAAACGCGCGAGGCCGTGTGCAAGGCGTTTCGGCCGAAGGCGGCGGTGCGGCATGTGCGCACGGGCGACTGA
- a CDS encoding zinc ribbon domain-containing protein has translation MPIYRCNQCGFVSEDAQTPVNAQTACGRCGTPSRVYGTVFFVEELVKRLAAATRELHALRPAAPGPAPQAPEVQPATAAAPAARQALANVPGLATAEQHAPLKAWFAARQIEVQLDPAHVDTSGFFDDAALLLGSNQALFAELIERVRFAYRKSHSWINLELATLAQKDAQAINQLCRRLYEHTFFARYHYQKPEKIVRLTLQPATAIRQFFEGGWLEWYALMTLLGQASGHAGGVSCARSAKVVFPNEDLHELDVIALPAGQEPICIECKSGEFRRDIDKYLRLKKRLGLERGRFVICSAELTDEQAAGLSAMYELSFVNLQTLGPHVQKLMSS, from the coding sequence ATGCCCATTTACCGCTGCAACCAGTGCGGCTTCGTGAGCGAAGACGCCCAGACTCCCGTCAACGCGCAAACGGCCTGCGGCCGCTGCGGCACGCCCAGCCGGGTGTACGGCACCGTGTTCTTCGTCGAAGAGCTGGTCAAACGGCTTGCCGCCGCCACACGCGAACTCCATGCGCTCAGGCCGGCGGCCCCCGGACCCGCGCCGCAGGCGCCCGAAGTGCAGCCGGCAACAGCCGCCGCGCCTGCCGCCCGCCAGGCGCTGGCCAATGTTCCCGGTCTGGCCACCGCCGAGCAGCACGCACCGCTGAAGGCGTGGTTCGCCGCCCGGCAAATTGAGGTGCAGCTGGACCCGGCCCATGTGGACACGAGCGGCTTTTTCGACGACGCGGCGCTGCTGCTGGGCAGCAACCAAGCCCTCTTTGCCGAGCTGATCGAGCGCGTGCGCTTTGCCTACCGCAAGAGCCACAGCTGGATCAACCTGGAGCTGGCAACCCTGGCCCAGAAGGACGCGCAGGCCATCAACCAGCTGTGCCGCAGGCTCTACGAGCACACCTTCTTTGCCCGCTACCACTACCAAAAGCCCGAGAAGATCGTGCGCCTGACGCTGCAGCCTGCAACCGCCATTCGCCAGTTCTTCGAGGGCGGCTGGCTGGAGTGGTATGCGCTGATGACCCTGCTGGGGCAGGCCAGCGGCCACGCCGGCGGCGTGTCCTGCGCGCGCAGCGCAAAGGTGGTGTTTCCCAACGAAGACCTGCACGAGCTGGACGTGATAGCCCTGCCGGCGGGGCAGGAGCCCATCTGCATCGAATGCAAGAGCGGCGAGTTCAGGCGTGATATCGACAAGTACCTGCGCCTGAAAAAGCGCCTGGGGCTGGAGCGAGGCCGGTTCGTGATCTGCTCGGCAGAGCTCACGGATGAACAGGCTGCGGGGCTGAGCGCGATGTATGAGCTGAGTTTTGTGAATCTGCAGACGCTGGGGCCGCATGTGCAAAAGCTGATGTCGTCGTGA
- the cysE gene encoding serine O-acetyltransferase: MLSRLRSDIQCILDRDPAARSRWEVVTCYPGLHAIWLHRPAHWCWGRGLRWLGRFISHVSRWLTGIEIHPGATIGRGVFIDHGMGVVIGETAVVGDGCTIYHGVTLGGTSLYKGAKRHPTLGRDVVVAAGAKVLGGFEVGDGAKIGSNAVVIKPVPAGATAVGIPARIIPSREGQSADVTEAQRGDEAAAPKFSAYGVAPQQEDPLTQAMRGLIDSAGAQEHQIALLWRAIEQLSAGQHAGDCVPGDAATREQFEAARLNDIIGK; this comes from the coding sequence ATGCTCTCCCGCCTGCGCTCCGACATCCAGTGCATCCTCGACCGTGACCCCGCTGCGCGCAGCCGCTGGGAGGTCGTCACCTGCTACCCCGGCCTGCACGCCATCTGGCTGCACCGGCCGGCGCACTGGTGCTGGGGGCGGGGGCTGCGCTGGCTGGGGCGCTTCATCTCGCACGTCTCGCGCTGGCTCACGGGCATCGAGATCCACCCGGGCGCAACCATCGGGCGCGGCGTGTTCATCGACCACGGCATGGGCGTGGTGATCGGCGAGACGGCGGTGGTGGGCGATGGCTGCACCATCTACCACGGCGTGACGCTGGGCGGCACGTCGCTGTACAAGGGCGCCAAGCGCCACCCGACGCTGGGGCGCGACGTGGTGGTGGCCGCCGGCGCCAAGGTGCTGGGGGGCTTCGAAGTGGGCGACGGCGCGAAGATCGGCAGCAACGCGGTGGTCATCAAGCCCGTGCCGGCCGGGGCCACGGCGGTGGGCATCCCGGCGCGCATCATCCCCAGCAGGGAAGGCCAGAGCGCCGATGTGACCGAGGCGCAGCGCGGGGACGAGGCGGCGGCGCCGAAGTTCAGCGCCTATGGCGTTGCGCCCCAGCAGGAAGACCCGCTGACCCAGGCCATGCGCGGGCTGATCGATTCGGCCGGGGCGCAGGAGCACCAGATCGCGCTGCTGTGGCGTGCCATCGAGCAGCTGTCTGCTGGCCAGCACGCGGGGGACTGCGTGCCGGGGGATGCGGCCACGCGCGAGCAGTTTGAGGCGGCGAGGCTGAACGACATCATTGGCAAGTGA
- a CDS encoding RNA methyltransferase, whose protein sequence is MHTRFVLIQTSHAGNVGAAARAMKTMGFHDLVLVAPRWPNVLRREETIQRASGALDVLEGARIVATLDEALDGITHLCATAMTPRDFGPPTRTPRAHFEMLLKGELPAQEGQGLQPDWALNAPERGMAFLFGCERFGMANEDVYRCHVALSIPTNPQFGSLNLAAAVQLVAYEWRQALGGFDAPASAPQGERADAAQLAGMLAHWQLALIDIGFLDPAAPKKLMPRLNQLFNRAQPTVEEIHILRGVAKSMTEAARRKQLD, encoded by the coding sequence ATGCACACCCGTTTCGTCCTGATCCAGACCAGCCACGCCGGCAACGTCGGCGCCGCCGCCCGCGCCATGAAGACCATGGGTTTCCACGACCTGGTGCTGGTCGCGCCGCGCTGGCCCAACGTGCTGCGCCGCGAGGAAACCATCCAGCGCGCCAGCGGCGCCCTGGACGTGCTGGAGGGCGCGCGCATCGTCGCCACGCTGGACGAGGCGCTGGACGGCATCACCCACCTGTGCGCCACCGCGATGACGCCGCGCGACTTCGGCCCGCCCACCCGCACGCCGCGCGCGCACTTCGAGATGCTCCTGAAAGGTGAGCTGCCAGCGCAGGAGGGACAAGGGCTGCAGCCTGATTGGGCCTTGAATGCGCCGGAGCGGGGCATGGCCTTCCTTTTCGGTTGCGAGCGCTTCGGCATGGCCAACGAGGACGTCTATCGCTGCCATGTGGCGCTCTCCATTCCCACCAACCCGCAGTTCGGCTCGCTGAACCTGGCGGCGGCCGTGCAGCTGGTCGCCTACGAATGGCGCCAGGCGCTGGGCGGCTTCGACGCGCCGGCCAGCGCCCCGCAGGGCGAGCGGGCCGACGCCGCCCAGCTGGCCGGCATGCTGGCGCACTGGCAGCTGGCGCTCATCGACATCGGCTTTCTCGACCCGGCGGCGCCCAAGAAGCTCATGCCGCGGCTGAACCAGCTGTTCAACCGCGCGCAGCCCACGGTGGAGGAAATCCATATCCTGCGCGGTGTCGCCAAATCTATGACCGAGGCCGCGCGGCGCAAGCAGCTAGACTGA
- a CDS encoding inositol monophosphatase family protein: MSSTLHPMLNVAIKAARAAGAIINRAALDVEAVRISQKQINDFVTEVDQASEQVIIETLLTAYPGHGILAEESGSEHGAEHSDFRWIIDPLDGTTNFIHGFPVYCVSIALAVKGRVEHAVVYDPTRNDLFTATRGRGAFLNDRRIRVSKRTRLAECLISTGFPFRPGDNFKAYMLMMGDVMQRTAGLRRPGAAALDLAYVAAGYTDGFFESGLSIWDVAAGSLLVTEAGGLVGNFTGEADFMEQRECLAGSPRIYGQLVGLLGKYSKFAGAGDKAAVRQAIDADVPPAQDAPPASGEGIEDAGDSAAAEDLPAAPRTGDDAPF, from the coding sequence ATGTCCTCCACCCTGCACCCCATGCTCAACGTGGCCATCAAGGCCGCCCGCGCCGCCGGCGCCATCATCAACCGCGCGGCCCTCGATGTGGAGGCGGTGCGCATCTCGCAAAAGCAGATCAACGACTTCGTGACCGAGGTGGACCAGGCCAGCGAGCAGGTCATCATCGAAACGCTGCTCACCGCCTACCCCGGCCACGGCATCCTGGCCGAAGAGTCGGGCAGCGAGCATGGGGCCGAGCATTCGGACTTCCGCTGGATCATCGATCCGCTGGACGGCACCACCAACTTCATCCACGGCTTTCCCGTCTATTGCGTGAGCATCGCCCTGGCGGTGAAGGGCCGGGTGGAGCACGCCGTGGTGTATGACCCCACGCGCAACGACCTGTTCACCGCCACGCGCGGGCGCGGCGCCTTCCTGAACGACCGTCGCATCCGCGTGTCCAAGCGCACGCGCCTCGCCGAGTGCCTGATCTCCACGGGCTTTCCGTTCCGCCCGGGCGACAACTTCAAGGCCTACATGCTGATGATGGGCGACGTGATGCAGCGCACCGCCGGCCTGCGCCGCCCCGGCGCCGCCGCGCTGGACCTGGCCTACGTGGCCGCCGGCTACACCGACGGCTTCTTCGAATCCGGCCTGTCCATCTGGGACGTGGCCGCCGGCAGCCTGCTGGTGACCGAAGCCGGCGGCTTGGTGGGCAACTTCACGGGCGAGGCCGACTTCATGGAGCAGCGCGAATGCCTGGCCGGCAGCCCGCGCATCTACGGCCAGCTGGTGGGCCTGCTGGGCAAATACAGCAAGTTTGCCGGCGCCGGTGACAAGGCCGCCGTGCGCCAGGCGATCGACGCCGACGTCCCGCCCGCGCAGGACGCTCCCCCCGCATCCGGCGAAGGCATTGAAGACGCCGGCGACAGCGCCGCCGCCGAAGACCTGCCTGCAGCGCCGCGCACCGGCGACGACGCGCCGTTCTGA